Proteins co-encoded in one Campylobacter ornithocola genomic window:
- the nrdG gene encoding anaerobic ribonucleoside-triphosphate reductase activating protein — MQELNTIFLRLAGAIKESIVDGYGLRYVIFTQGCPHHCKGCHNPQTHDFNKGYLQDLASLYDEICKNPLLQGVTFSGGEPFMQAKNLSILAKYIKELGLDLAIYTGFTYEELLQEQAMKELLFLTDILIDGKFILEQKDLSLKFKGSKNQRVIDVVKSLEQGKVILFEK; from the coding sequence ATGCAAGAATTAAACACGATTTTTCTTAGGTTGGCCGGTGCCATAAAAGAATCCATAGTCGATGGCTATGGTTTGCGTTATGTGATTTTTACTCAAGGTTGTCCTCATCATTGTAAAGGTTGTCATAACCCACAAACACATGATTTTAATAAAGGCTATTTGCAAGATTTGGCAAGTTTGTATGATGAAATTTGTAAAAATCCTTTGCTTCAAGGTGTTACTTTTAGTGGCGGGGAGCCTTTTATGCAAGCAAAAAATTTAAGTATTTTAGCAAAATATATTAAAGAATTAGGACTTGATCTTGCTATATATACAGGTTTTACTTATGAAGAACTATTACAAGAGCAAGCTATGAAAGAATTGCTTTTCTTAACTGATATTTTAATAGATGGTAAGTTTATTTTAGAGCAAAAAGACTTATCTTTAAAATTTAAAGGTAGTAAAAACCAACGCGTTATCGATGTAGTAAAAAGCTTAGAGCAAGGCAAAGTAATACTTTTTGAAAAATAA
- the sodB gene encoding superoxide dismutase [Fe] yields the protein MFELRKLPYEADAFGDFLSAETFAFHHGKHHQTYVNNLNNLIKDTEFAGKDLVYIIQNSNGGVFNNAAQVYNHDFYFDCIKPKTCCGCGCSLSAEFKAAVEKDFGSMENLKEEFIKGATGVFGSGWFWLVYNTQNQKLELVATSNAATPITEGKVPLLVVDVWEHAYYVDHRNARPAYLEKFYVHINWEFVAKAYEWAIKEGMNSVSFYANELHPVK from the coding sequence ATGTTTGAATTAAGAAAACTACCTTATGAAGCAGACGCTTTTGGAGACTTTTTAAGCGCAGAAACTTTCGCATTTCATCATGGTAAACACCACCAAACTTATGTAAACAATCTAAACAATCTTATAAAAGATACTGAATTTGCAGGAAAAGATTTAGTTTATATCATACAAAATTCAAATGGTGGAGTTTTTAACAACGCTGCTCAAGTGTATAATCATGACTTTTATTTTGATTGTATTAAGCCAAAAACATGCTGTGGCTGTGGCTGTTCATTGAGTGCTGAGTTTAAAGCAGCAGTTGAAAAAGACTTTGGCTCTATGGAAAATTTAAAAGAAGAATTTATTAAAGGAGCTACAGGGGTATTTGGTTCTGGTTGGTTTTGGTTAGTTTATAACACTCAAAATCAAAAATTAGAACTAGTAGCTACAAGTAATGCTGCTACACCTATCACCGAAGGTAAAGTTCCGCTTTTAGTAGTTGATGTATGGGAGCATGCTTACTATGTAGATCACCGCAATGCACGCCCTGCGTATTTAGAAAAATTCTACGTGCACATTAACTGGGAATTTGTAGCAAAAGCTTATGAATGGGCTATTAAAGAAGGCATGAACTCAGTAAGCTTCTATGCAAACGAACTTCACCCTGTAAAATAA
- the dcuC gene encoding C4-dicarboxylate transporter DcuC — protein MEVFLSVVATLFCVFLVAYFILKKYNPIFTFFLSGIIILIIISLATGESVLKQSLGNPVFDVFGFVTQTFKTNLAGVGLIIMSVAGFAAYMKHINASAKLAFVANKPLGKIKNKYLVLSGTFVVGMALKIVISSYTGLLLLLLASIYPVLIAIGIRPITAVSVLSLIALDYGPKDGNSINLADMVGIENVVAMFFEYQIYPVIAYVVVIALLIPFYYSYMDKKDLAKGVVDNIEQMEIKNPSCPLFYIFLPWLPIVFLFGAYFANLYGYKVKLDVVSANFLSISLVFILEYVRHKDAKKLADDLMVILKAMAEIFVSVVCIIIAASIFAEGIKALKGIEHLALAVSSMGASAVLLTIIVLSFIVYFASVIMGSGIAAFNAFGRLAPDIAQKLGINPISLALPLEIASCLGRAASPISGGILALAGFAKLDPIAIVKRSTPMLLVGMALNILIAWYFA, from the coding sequence ATGGAGGTTTTTCTTTCTGTCGTGGCTACTTTATTTTGTGTATTTTTAGTAGCCTATTTTATTCTTAAAAAATACAATCCTATCTTTACTTTTTTTCTCTCAGGTATTATTATCTTAATCATCATTTCTTTAGCAACTGGTGAGTCTGTGCTAAAACAAAGCTTGGGAAATCCTGTTTTTGATGTCTTTGGTTTTGTAACTCAAACTTTTAAGACAAATTTAGCTGGTGTGGGGCTTATTATAATGTCTGTTGCAGGTTTTGCAGCTTATATGAAGCACATTAATGCTTCGGCAAAGTTAGCTTTTGTAGCAAATAAACCACTAGGCAAGATTAAAAACAAATACTTAGTTTTAAGTGGAACATTTGTGGTAGGTATGGCTTTAAAAATAGTTATTTCAAGTTACACAGGACTTTTGCTTTTATTGCTTGCTTCGATTTATCCTGTTTTAATCGCTATTGGAATTCGTCCTATCACTGCTGTATCGGTTTTATCATTAATTGCACTTGATTATGGTCCTAAAGATGGAAATTCTATAAATTTAGCAGATATGGTAGGCATTGAAAATGTTGTTGCTATGTTTTTTGAATACCAAATTTATCCTGTTATAGCTTATGTTGTTGTGATAGCTTTGCTTATTCCGTTTTATTATAGTTATATGGATAAAAAAGATTTGGCAAAAGGTGTCGTGGATAATATCGAACAAATGGAAATTAAAAATCCAAGTTGTCCTTTGTTTTATATTTTCTTACCTTGGCTTCCTATAGTGTTTTTATTTGGTGCTTATTTTGCAAATTTATATGGATATAAAGTGAAACTAGATGTGGTGAGCGCCAATTTTTTAAGTATAAGTTTGGTTTTTATTTTAGAGTATGTTAGACATAAAGACGCAAAAAAACTTGCAGATGATTTGATGGTGATACTAAAAGCTATGGCAGAAATTTTTGTAAGTGTTGTTTGTATTATCATTGCAGCTTCTATTTTTGCAGAAGGTATTAAAGCGTTAAAGGGTATAGAACATTTAGCCTTAGCAGTTTCTTCTATGGGGGCTTCTGCTGTGTTGCTTACTATTATAGTTTTAAGCTTTATTGTGTATTTTGCAAGTGTGATTATGGGTAGTGGGATTGCTGCTTTTAATGCTTTTGGGAGACTTGCTCCAGATATTGCTCAAAAACTAGGGATTAATCCTATCTCACTAGCTTTGCCACTTGAGATTGCTTCTTGTTTAGGGCGTGCTGCCTCGCCAATATCGGGTGGAATTTTAGCCTTAGCAGGTTTTGCAAAATTAGATCCTATAGCCATTGTTAAAAGATCTACTCCTATGTTGCTTGTAGGAAT